One Campylobacter lari DNA segment encodes these proteins:
- a CDS encoding Mur ligase family protein produces MKFQQTLSQKTMYVQKISRFFMFSMYEKYKKFIPKTKNIQIIGTNGKGSTGRFLALLLLGQGYKVGHYTSPHIFEFNERFWLNGKIVSNELLEKAHEELESIFLEDIKKLSYFEYATFLAFFIFKDCDYVILEAGVGGEYDATSVFEINFSVFTKIGFDHQDLLGKNLEEIARTKLKAMSAKALINHKQETKVLNLAKKIANLKQTGLDISALDENKVIYPYVQEYIQKYNLATFLKDNLFLALEVFSKICTKNEKELIQSIKNLPKLDLKGRCEQISQNIFVDVGHNEMAALALAEIFKEKKVHLVYNCFLDKDSYKILRALKPIIKIVEIYEYESKDRPLAGSVLLENLEKLDIAYQKFEQIKKDELYLVFGSFVLVENFLRGYNER; encoded by the coding sequence ATGAAATTTCAACAAACGCTTTCGCAAAAAACTATGTATGTGCAAAAAATTAGTAGATTTTTTATGTTTAGTATGTATGAAAAGTATAAAAAATTTATTCCAAAAACTAAAAATATCCAAATTATTGGCACTAATGGCAAAGGAAGCACGGGTAGATTTTTAGCGCTTTTACTCTTAGGGCAAGGGTATAAAGTAGGACATTACACTAGTCCGCATATTTTTGAATTTAATGAAAGATTTTGGTTAAATGGCAAAATTGTAAGTAATGAGCTTTTGGAAAAGGCGCATGAAGAATTAGAAAGTATTTTTTTGGAAGATATAAAAAAACTTAGTTATTTTGAGTATGCTACTTTTTTAGCTTTTTTTATTTTTAAAGATTGTGATTATGTGATTTTAGAAGCTGGAGTAGGTGGAGAGTATGATGCTACAAGTGTTTTTGAAATAAATTTTAGTGTTTTTACTAAAATAGGTTTTGATCATCAAGATTTATTGGGTAAAAATTTAGAAGAAATAGCAAGAACAAAATTAAAAGCCATGAGCGCTAAAGCTTTAATTAATCATAAGCAAGAAACAAAAGTGTTAAATTTGGCTAAAAAAATAGCTAATTTAAAACAAACCGGTTTAGATATTAGTGCGTTAGATGAAAATAAGGTCATTTATCCTTATGTGCAAGAATATATTCAAAAATATAATTTAGCAACTTTTTTAAAAGATAATCTTTTTTTAGCCTTAGAAGTTTTTTCTAAAATTTGTACCAAAAATGAAAAAGAATTGATTCAAAGTATCAAAAATTTGCCAAAACTCGATTTAAAAGGAAGGTGTGAGCAAATAAGTCAAAATATTTTTGTTGATGTAGGTCATAATGAAATGGCTGCTTTAGCTTTAGCTGAAATTTTCAAGGAAAAAAAAGTTCATTTAGTTTATAATTGCTTTTTAGATAAAGATTCTTATAAAATTTTAAGGGCTTTAAAGCCTATAATAAAAATAGTTGAAATTTATGAGTATGAAAGCAAAGACAGACCTTTGGCAGGCTCTGTTTTGCTAGAAAATTTAGAAAAATTAGATATTGCTTATCAAAAATTTGAACAAATAAAAAAAGATGAGTTGTATTTGGTTTTTGGTTCTTTTGTATTGGTAGAAAATTTTTTAAGAGGCTATAATGAAAGATAA
- the lptE gene encoding LPS assembly lipoprotein LptE: MKKYLISFFAFFIIACGYIPSSQMASRVLGENVFLKINISKQDPENSVYITDILREAMLNKLGRKITDEYNADSSIIVTMKKLEFHPMVYDKNGYVINYKAELYLEFILRYKNGKEEIVNTKGSYNFDINPNSIISDQARFEAIKNASSEAFDEFVSIIAIRGYK; the protein is encoded by the coding sequence ATGAAAAAATATTTAATATCTTTTTTTGCTTTTTTCATCATAGCTTGTGGATATATTCCATCATCTCAAATGGCAAGTAGGGTTTTGGGTGAAAATGTATTTTTAAAAATTAATATCAGTAAGCAAGATCCTGAAAATAGTGTTTACATAACAGATATTTTAAGAGAGGCTATGCTTAATAAGCTTGGTAGAAAAATTACAGATGAGTATAATGCAGATAGTTCTATTATAGTTACGATGAAAAAATTAGAATTTCATCCTATGGTTTATGATAAAAATGGTTATGTGATTAATTATAAAGCAGAGCTTTATTTGGAGTTTATATTGCGTTATAAAAATGGCAAGGAAGAAATTGTAAATACCAAAGGAAGTTATAATTTTGATATTAATCCAAACTCTATCATTAGTGATCAAGCAAGATTTGAAGCGATTAAAAACGCATCAAGTGAGGCTTTTGATGAGTTTGTTTCTATTATAGCTATTAGGGGTTATAAGTAA
- the leuS gene encoding leucine--tRNA ligase: MAYEAGKIEKKWQKIWQEKEYFEPKDDFSLPKKYILSMFPYPSGRIHMGHVRNYSIGDAMARYYRKKGFNVLHPIGFDSFGMPAENAAIKHGIHPKKWTYENIDYMQNELTSLGFSFSKKRMLATSDPLYTKFEQEFFIKMYEKGLIYTKEAEVNWCENDKTVLANEQVEDGKCWRCGHEVIRKKMPGYYVKITAYADELLQDLKKLEGKWPSQVLTMQENWIGKSTGLSFDFDIEENDKISAKKINVFTTRAETIYGVSYIALAPDHEIVNELIDKKLLNQDVIAKIQNIQNQTPRQRQAAPKEGYFLNLYVIHPLSKEKIPLWVANFVLSDYGSGAVMSVPAHDERDYEFAKTYNLAIKKVIYKDENDAQCYTLKEGVLTNSGEFDQLECNDAREKISLKIESLGIGKRVTNFKIRDWGVSRQRYWGAPIPMIKCDSCGIVPQKIENLPITLPEDVVINGEGNPLDKHETWKECICPKCGKKAQKESDTLDTFFESSWYFARFASDDKTWQEKAVDEKSVNYWMNVDEYIGGIEHAILHLLYARFFQKALRDLGYLKDDEPFNRLLTQGMVTKDGAKMSKSKGNVVDPDYIIEKYGADSARLFILFAAPPAKELEWNDSALEGAFKFINRLYEKAMSLECGKLQEIDHQSLNKEEKYARLKVYEALKKSFEVYEESFAFNTLIAACMEALNALNAINHKEVTKEAFYIILNILEPIIPHVCFELSEFLFKCENFKVLKIKDEVFVKDSFNIAISVNGKKRAQIEINSEAKEDEILALAKENVAKWLEGKTIVKEIYIDKKLVNLVVK; the protein is encoded by the coding sequence ATGGCATATGAAGCAGGTAAAATAGAAAAAAAATGGCAAAAAATTTGGCAAGAAAAAGAATATTTTGAACCAAAAGATGATTTTTCTTTACCAAAAAAATACATTTTATCTATGTTTCCATATCCAAGCGGTAGAATTCATATGGGGCATGTGAGAAACTATAGTATAGGTGATGCTATGGCTAGGTATTATAGAAAAAAAGGTTTTAACGTCTTACATCCTATAGGTTTTGATAGTTTTGGTATGCCTGCTGAAAATGCTGCGATTAAACATGGTATCCATCCTAAAAAATGGACTTATGAGAATATTGATTATATGCAAAATGAGCTTACTTCTTTGGGTTTTTCTTTTTCCAAAAAAAGAATGCTTGCTACTTCTGATCCTTTATATACTAAATTTGAGCAAGAATTTTTCATCAAAATGTATGAGAAAGGTTTGATTTATACTAAAGAAGCTGAAGTCAATTGGTGTGAGAATGATAAAACTGTTTTAGCAAATGAGCAAGTTGAAGATGGTAAATGTTGGCGTTGTGGGCATGAAGTCATTAGAAAAAAAATGCCAGGATATTATGTAAAAATCACTGCTTATGCAGATGAATTATTACAAGATCTTAAAAAATTAGAAGGAAAATGGCCAAGTCAAGTTCTAACTATGCAAGAAAATTGGATAGGTAAAAGCACAGGGCTTAGTTTTGATTTTGATATAGAAGAGAATGATAAAATCAGCGCAAAAAAGATCAATGTTTTTACCACAAGAGCTGAGACTATTTATGGAGTATCTTACATTGCTTTAGCGCCTGATCATGAAATAGTAAATGAATTAATTGATAAAAAATTACTAAATCAAGATGTTATAGCTAAAATTCAAAATATACAAAATCAAACACCACGCCAAAGACAGGCCGCACCAAAAGAAGGATATTTTTTAAATCTTTATGTAATCCATCCACTAAGTAAAGAAAAAATTCCTTTATGGGTAGCTAATTTTGTTTTAAGTGATTATGGTAGTGGCGCTGTTATGAGTGTACCTGCTCATGATGAAAGAGATTATGAGTTTGCAAAAACTTATAATTTGGCTATAAAAAAAGTAATTTATAAAGATGAAAATGACGCACAATGCTACACTTTAAAAGAAGGTGTTTTAACTAATAGTGGCGAATTTGATCAACTAGAATGCAATGATGCTAGAGAAAAAATTAGTTTAAAAATTGAATCTTTGGGTATTGGTAAAAGAGTTACTAATTTTAAAATTCGTGATTGGGGTGTTTCTAGACAAAGATATTGGGGGGCTCCTATACCAATGATTAAGTGTGATTCTTGTGGTATAGTTCCTCAAAAAATAGAAAATTTACCTATTACCTTGCCTGAAGATGTGGTGATAAATGGAGAAGGAAATCCACTTGATAAGCATGAAACATGGAAAGAGTGCATTTGCCCAAAATGTGGTAAAAAAGCACAAAAGGAAAGCGATACTTTAGATACTTTCTTTGAAAGTTCTTGGTATTTTGCGCGTTTTGCAAGTGATGATAAAACATGGCAAGAAAAAGCAGTAGATGAAAAAAGTGTTAATTATTGGATGAATGTTGATGAATATATTGGTGGTATTGAACATGCAATATTACATTTACTCTATGCTAGATTTTTTCAAAAAGCACTTAGGGATTTAGGCTATTTAAAAGATGATGAGCCTTTTAATAGGCTTTTAACCCAAGGAATGGTCACTAAAGATGGTGCTAAGATGAGTAAGTCTAAGGGCAATGTAGTTGATCCTGATTATATTATAGAAAAATATGGAGCAGATAGCGCAAGATTGTTTATATTGTTTGCTGCACCACCTGCTAAAGAACTTGAATGGAATGATAGTGCATTAGAGGGTGCGTTTAAATTTATCAATAGGCTTTATGAAAAGGCTATGAGTTTGGAATGTGGAAAATTGCAAGAGATTGATCATCAAAGTTTAAATAAAGAAGAAAAATATGCTAGATTAAAAGTATATGAAGCTTTGAAAAAATCTTTTGAAGTTTATGAAGAAAGTTTTGCCTTTAATACCTTAATAGCTGCATGTATGGAGGCTTTAAATGCCTTAAATGCTATCAATCATAAAGAAGTTACAAAAGAAGCTTTTTATATTATTTTAAATATTTTAGAGCCTATTATCCCTCATGTTTGTTTTGAACTTAGTGAGTTTTTATTTAAATGTGAAAATTTTAAAGTATTAAAAATAAAAGATGAAGTTTTTGTAAAAGATAGTTTTAATATAGCTATTAGTGTTAATGGTAAAAAAAGAGCACAAATTGAAATAAATTCAGAAGCTAAAGAAGATGAGATTTTAGCTTTAGCTAAAGAAAATGTTGCAAAATGGCTAGAAGGAAAAACCATAGTAAAAGAAATTTATATTGATAAGAAATTAGTAAATTTGGTGGTTAAATGA
- a CDS encoding DUF6394 family protein, giving the protein MNWGKVIYIFFALMSLTTTAGFLYDQNEVALFIAACVNLISTLLKIGVRNFLAAELFASSLVADLHLIPAFALIQINPEANVMVYTLAIGALIANIFSMILVIVDSVKNQEEN; this is encoded by the coding sequence ATGAATTGGGGTAAGGTTATTTATATCTTTTTTGCTCTAATGAGCTTAACTACAACCGCAGGATTTTTATATGATCAAAATGAAGTTGCGCTATTTATTGCAGCTTGTGTGAATTTAATTTCTACTTTATTGAAAATTGGAGTTAGAAATTTCTTAGCAGCTGAATTATTTGCTAGCTCTTTGGTGGCTGATTTGCATTTAATTCCTGCTTTTGCTTTGATACAAATTAATCCAGAAGCTAATGTTATGGTTTATACTTTAGCAATTGGTGCTTTGATAGCTAATATCTTTTCAATGATTTTAGTTATAGTTGATTCAGTAAAAAATCAAGAAGAAAATTAG
- the secF gene encoding protein translocase subunit SecF, with protein MQFFSQKHVYDFMRMRFAAISLSFILFFGSIFILFTKGLNFGIDFTGGTLVQLQYEQKAPLAEIRKALAINENLKGASVTEFGSANEVIIRFSGSSDSLGSDIGVSIANLLKDTGKFEVRRVDVVGPKVGDELRNKGLMAVGISLIAILIYLAVRFEWRFAMASIVCEIHDIVITLGAIALFEIDVNLDILAAVLTVLGYSLNDTIIIFDRIREGVKTSKNSKLDLIINESVSATLSRTTLTTGLTLITVVVLYFFGGSMIEGFALTMIVGIIAGTASSIFVASPALLWFKFSVAQYRQKELEKVKKKQEKEKLRAMYEKGTV; from the coding sequence ATGCAATTTTTTAGTCAAAAACATGTTTATGATTTTATGAGAATGAGATTTGCAGCCATCTCTTTGTCTTTTATTTTATTTTTTGGTTCTATTTTTATCCTTTTTACTAAGGGTTTGAATTTTGGTATTGATTTTACCGGTGGAACTTTGGTGCAACTTCAATACGAGCAAAAAGCTCCTTTGGCCGAAATTCGCAAAGCTTTAGCTATCAATGAAAATTTAAAAGGTGCTAGCGTTACTGAATTTGGTAGTGCTAATGAAGTGATTATTCGTTTTTCAGGAAGTAGTGATAGCTTGGGAAGTGATATTGGAGTAAGCATTGCAAATTTATTAAAAGATACAGGTAAATTTGAAGTGCGCCGCGTGGATGTAGTAGGTCCAAAAGTAGGAGATGAACTGCGTAATAAAGGTCTTATGGCGGTTGGAATTTCTTTGATTGCTATTTTGATTTATTTGGCAGTAAGATTTGAATGGCGTTTTGCTATGGCTTCTATTGTGTGTGAAATTCATGATATAGTCATTACTTTAGGTGCTATTGCGTTATTTGAAATAGATGTAAATTTAGATATTTTAGCGGCTGTTTTAACCGTGCTTGGGTATTCTTTAAATGATACGATTATTATTTTTGATAGGATTAGAGAAGGTGTTAAAACAAGTAAAAATTCAAAACTTGATCTAATTATTAATGAATCAGTTTCAGCTACTTTATCAAGAACTACCTTAACAACCGGATTAACTTTAATTACTGTTGTAGTGCTTTATTTCTTTGGTGGATCTATGATAGAAGGTTTTGCTCTAACTATGATAGTAGGTATTATAGCAGGTACTGCAAGTTCTATATTTGTAGCAAGTCCAGCGCTTTTGTGGTTTAAATTCAGCGTTGCACAGTATCGCCAAAAAGAATTAGAAAAAGTAAAGAAAAAACAAGAAAAAGAAAAATTAAGAGCGATGTATGAAAAAGGAACGGTGTAA